In a single window of the Flavobacterium sp. W4I14 genome:
- a CDS encoding hypothetical protein (product_source=Hypo-rule applied; transmembrane_helix_parts=Inside_1_40,TMhelix_41_58,Outside_59_393): protein MRAKVAKTKLYFAIYQCKKGVLFAVKSDKIGRFYAQTRRQTFVYFYLIYSLLGKQWLFRNLSLPPWLTSFFCILLSRINKQLQRKISATKGKGGKHFRKFEKHLLTLCSFMSTYKNNVALLVHACDSYEFLYKGFDYTFSENWDFKIPCNYYFATEIKNADVNGFTNIKSGKGEWADRLVTLLSNIDEEYVLYFQEDMWLSKPVNPKFFTALFEQAIENGWQQVKLHSSGVYKTKETANFIEGFNIAEIDNEASNYLMSHQITLWKKDFLLAQLYKKEHPWRNERKGTKRLKKLNPLILHADYFAENGEEENNKNKNPSERSEYYAVSFNSTLNHNAVRFIEALRSGSQPQKDYAAEMLNHYDNNLTHSGKERPKKEDFFKKLKTYLQKKIRN from the coding sequence TTGCGTGCAAAGGTAGCAAAAACGAAGCTGTATTTTGCTATATATCAGTGTAAAAAAGGTGTATTATTTGCCGTTAAAAGCGACAAAATAGGTAGATTTTATGCACAAACAAGAAGACAAACGTTTGTTTATTTTTATTTGATTTACTCATTATTAGGAAAGCAATGGCTGTTCCGAAATTTAAGTTTGCCACCATGGTTAACTTCATTCTTTTGCATCCTGTTGAGCCGAATCAATAAGCAGCTGCAACGTAAAATATCAGCTACCAAAGGAAAGGGGGGAAAGCATTTTCGTAAATTTGAAAAGCACCTACTTACCCTGTGTTCTTTTATGTCAACTTACAAAAATAACGTCGCACTTTTAGTTCATGCCTGCGATAGTTATGAATTTCTATATAAAGGTTTTGATTACACTTTCTCAGAAAACTGGGATTTTAAAATACCATGCAACTATTATTTCGCTACAGAAATAAAAAACGCTGATGTGAATGGTTTCACCAACATCAAATCGGGCAAAGGCGAATGGGCCGATCGCCTGGTAACGCTGTTAAGCAATATAGACGAAGAATATGTACTCTACTTCCAGGAAGATATGTGGTTAAGCAAACCCGTAAATCCTAAGTTCTTTACAGCACTTTTCGAACAGGCAATCGAAAACGGTTGGCAGCAGGTTAAACTCCATAGTTCTGGTGTTTACAAAACTAAAGAAACCGCTAATTTTATTGAAGGATTTAACATTGCGGAGATCGATAATGAGGCGTCAAATTATCTAATGTCGCACCAGATTACCCTTTGGAAAAAAGATTTTCTGCTTGCCCAGCTCTATAAAAAAGAACATCCATGGAGGAATGAGCGCAAAGGTACTAAGAGACTGAAAAAACTAAACCCGCTTATTCTGCATGCCGATTACTTTGCAGAAAACGGCGAGGAAGAGAATAATAAAAATAAAAACCCATCGGAACGAAGTGAGTATTATGCCGTTTCATTTAACAGCACCTTAAATCACAATGCCGTTCGGTTTATCGAGGCATTAAGGTCGGGCAGTCAACCTCAAAAAGACTATGCTGCAGAAATGCTAAACCATTACGACAACAATTTAACGCATAGCGGTAAAGAAAGACCTAAAAAAGAAGATTTTTTTAAAAAGCTAAAAACCTATCTTCAGAAAAAAATTCGCAATTAA
- a CDS encoding drug/metabolite transporter (DMT)-like permease (product_source=COG0697; cog=COG0697; pfam=PF00892; superfamily=103481; transmembrane_helix_parts=Inside_1_4,TMhelix_5_27,Outside_28_30,TMhelix_31_53,Inside_54_73,TMhelix_74_92,Outside_93_96,TMhelix_97_119,Inside_120_123,TMhelix_124_146,Outside_147_155,TMhelix_156_175,Inside_176_186,TMhelix_187_209,Outside_210_218,TMhelix_219_238,Inside_239_244,TMhelix_245_267,Outside_268_270,TMhelix_271_293,Inside_294_296): MLKGILLVFFGACSFGILSTFVKLAYHEGYTLGDVTGAQAFFGAVILWVLFFFQSRTAGYKAKTIIIKTPWWKMVLAGTCTGLVSVFYYQCVKLVPNSVAIILLMQFIWMSILMEYLIFKKKPTGLQLLAILLVLAGTVLASGMAESSIKSMDLKGIGFGLLAAISYAGFLLLSGRIGNEYAPLQKSALMITGACILIFIIFPPIFLFNGALNGSLLKWGLIISVFGTVIPPLFYAEGVPRIGTALSSILSAAELPVAVMMAGFVLQEQVSFLRWVGVVVILSAMVLPNLKYLKRD, from the coding sequence GTTATACCCTGGGTGATGTTACAGGGGCTCAGGCTTTCTTTGGTGCTGTAATTTTATGGGTGCTATTTTTCTTCCAAAGCAGAACGGCTGGCTATAAAGCAAAAACAATCATCATTAAAACCCCCTGGTGGAAAATGGTGCTGGCAGGAACATGTACTGGATTAGTGAGCGTGTTTTATTATCAATGTGTAAAACTTGTGCCAAATTCTGTAGCCATTATTTTGTTAATGCAGTTTATCTGGATGAGTATTTTAATGGAATACCTCATTTTTAAAAAGAAGCCCACAGGCTTACAACTCCTGGCAATCCTGTTGGTCTTAGCTGGTACTGTTTTGGCCAGCGGAATGGCAGAATCAAGTATTAAGAGCATGGATTTAAAAGGGATTGGTTTCGGTTTGTTGGCTGCAATTTCTTATGCTGGCTTTTTGCTGTTGAGTGGCCGGATTGGAAATGAGTATGCTCCATTGCAAAAAAGTGCCCTGATGATTACCGGTGCCTGTATATTGATCTTCATTATTTTTCCACCAATATTCTTATTTAATGGTGCTTTAAATGGTAGTTTATTAAAGTGGGGATTGATTATCTCAGTTTTCGGTACGGTTATTCCGCCATTATTTTATGCAGAAGGTGTGCCCAGGATCGGGACTGCTCTTAGTTCGATATTAAGCGCTGCAGAATTGCCTGTCGCCGTAATGATGGCGGGTTTTGTGTTACAAGAGCAGGTGTCGTTTTTAAGGTGGGTTGGCGTTGTGGTAATTTTATCGGCGATGGTTTTGCCAAATCTGAAGTATTTAAAGCGAGATTAA
- a CDS encoding glycine dehydrogenase (product_source=KO:K00281; cath_funfam=3.40.640.10,3.90.1150.10; cog=COG1003; ko=KO:K00281; pfam=PF02347; superfamily=53383; tigrfam=TIGR00461) → MSLNIHYKEDFQNRHIAPNEADTAEMLQTVGVNSIDELIEQTVPTAIRLKQPLNLPAAKSETEYLGALKQTSLLNKVFKSFIGQGYYDTITPGVILRNVFENPGWYTQYTPYQAEIAQGRLQALLNFQTMVIDLTGMEIANASLLDEGTAAAEAMFMQYSLRKNQAAKKFFVSELLFPQTIDILKTRANPYGIELVIGSHLDFVATEDFFGAIVQYPAGNGEVFDYKDFASALHNQNIKLTVVADILSLTLLTPPGEWGADVVVGTTQRLGVPMGFGGPHAAFFATKEEYKRNIPGRIIGVTIDSHGDYALRMALQTREQHIRRDKATSNICTAQALLAIMAGFYAAYHGPKGLKAIAERTHGLAISLASTLKGLGFEQLNSAYFDTIRFDLGDLKGGIHSGCIDNEINLNYVGNVATISFDETSTFEDVALIAKIFAKVKAIAADQVEVVENVETVIPASLQRTSAYLTHPIFNLHHSEHEMLRYIKSLEAKDLSLCHSMIALGSCTMKLNATAEMIPVTWSHFGRIHPFAPADQVLGYYSVFNELDKWLSEITGFAAMSLQPNAGAQGEYAGLMVIRAYHHDRGDFHRNVALIPASAHGTNPASAAMADMKIVVVKSLENGNIDVEDLKAKAELHKDNLSCLMVTYPSTHGVFEESIIEICETIHANGGQVYMDGANMNAQVGLTSPANIGADVCHLNLHKTFCIPHGGGGPGMGPIGVAKHLVPYLPGHAVVDIDKGKSISAVSSAPWGSASILIISHAYIAMMGAEGLTNATKYAILNANYMKARLEQHYPVLYSGTQGRCAHEMILDCRSFKAFGIEVTDIAKRLMDYGFHAPTVSFPVAGTLMVEPTESEPKHELDRFCDALIAIKNEITAVENGTLDKTDNPLKNAPHTVSVITANEWDHAYSRQTAAFPLPYVLERKFWPSVGRVNDSHGDRALICACPPIESYLEEIVP, encoded by the coding sequence ATGAGCTTAAATATCCATTACAAGGAAGATTTTCAAAATCGTCATATTGCACCAAATGAGGCAGATACAGCCGAAATGTTGCAAACTGTTGGCGTAAATTCTATTGATGAGCTGATTGAACAAACTGTTCCGACGGCAATTAGGTTAAAACAGCCATTAAATTTGCCTGCAGCAAAATCAGAAACTGAATATCTTGGTGCTTTAAAACAAACTTCATTGTTGAATAAAGTTTTTAAAAGCTTTATCGGACAAGGTTATTATGATACCATTACCCCAGGTGTAATTTTACGTAACGTATTCGAAAACCCGGGATGGTACACACAATATACGCCATATCAGGCAGAGATTGCTCAAGGCCGTTTACAGGCTTTGTTAAATTTCCAAACCATGGTTATCGATTTAACCGGAATGGAAATTGCCAATGCATCTTTATTGGATGAGGGTACTGCTGCCGCTGAAGCGATGTTTATGCAATATAGCTTGCGTAAAAATCAAGCAGCTAAAAAGTTCTTCGTTTCTGAATTGCTTTTTCCTCAAACGATCGATATTTTAAAAACACGTGCTAATCCTTACGGCATTGAACTGGTTATCGGAAGTCATCTAGATTTCGTAGCTACTGAAGATTTCTTTGGTGCAATTGTTCAGTATCCCGCAGGAAATGGTGAAGTTTTCGACTACAAAGACTTCGCATCGGCATTGCACAACCAAAATATTAAATTAACGGTAGTTGCAGATATTTTAAGCTTAACCTTATTAACGCCTCCAGGCGAGTGGGGAGCTGATGTAGTAGTAGGTACTACACAACGTTTAGGTGTACCAATGGGTTTTGGTGGGCCACACGCTGCATTTTTCGCAACTAAGGAAGAATATAAACGTAACATCCCGGGTCGTATTATTGGTGTAACCATTGATAGCCATGGCGATTACGCTTTACGTATGGCTTTGCAAACCCGCGAGCAGCACATCCGTAGAGATAAAGCAACATCAAACATCTGTACCGCTCAGGCATTATTGGCCATTATGGCCGGGTTTTATGCCGCTTATCACGGTCCGAAAGGATTAAAAGCCATTGCAGAACGTACACATGGTTTGGCCATCAGTTTAGCTTCTACGTTGAAAGGTTTAGGCTTTGAGCAGTTAAATTCTGCTTATTTCGATACCATCCGTTTCGATTTAGGCGATTTAAAAGGCGGTATCCATTCTGGATGTATCGATAACGAAATCAACTTAAATTATGTTGGTAACGTTGCAACTATTTCGTTCGATGAAACCAGTACTTTCGAAGATGTAGCTTTAATTGCTAAAATCTTTGCTAAAGTTAAAGCCATTGCAGCTGATCAGGTTGAAGTGGTAGAAAATGTAGAAACAGTTATCCCTGCTTCACTACAACGTACTTCAGCTTATTTAACACACCCGATCTTTAATCTGCACCATTCAGAACATGAAATGTTGCGTTATATCAAATCATTAGAAGCAAAAGACTTATCGCTTTGCCACTCGATGATTGCTTTGGGTAGCTGTACCATGAAATTAAATGCTACGGCAGAGATGATTCCGGTTACCTGGTCTCACTTTGGTCGCATCCACCCATTTGCACCTGCCGATCAGGTATTGGGTTACTATTCGGTTTTTAACGAACTGGATAAATGGTTAAGTGAAATTACCGGATTTGCCGCAATGAGTTTACAGCCAAATGCTGGTGCTCAGGGCGAATATGCTGGTTTAATGGTTATCCGCGCTTATCATCACGATAGAGGCGATTTCCATCGTAATGTAGCGTTAATTCCTGCTTCGGCACACGGAACAAACCCTGCTTCTGCGGCAATGGCCGATATGAAAATTGTAGTGGTTAAATCTTTAGAAAATGGTAACATCGATGTTGAAGATTTAAAAGCGAAAGCAGAATTACATAAAGACAACTTATCGTGTTTGATGGTAACTTATCCATCTACTCACGGCGTGTTCGAAGAAAGCATTATCGAAATCTGCGAAACCATTCACGCTAACGGCGGACAGGTTTACATGGATGGTGCAAACATGAATGCACAGGTTGGTTTAACAAGTCCGGCCAATATCGGTGCCGATGTTTGTCACTTAAACTTGCACAAAACCTTCTGTATCCCTCACGGTGGTGGCGGTCCTGGTATGGGCCCAATCGGTGTGGCAAAACACTTGGTTCCTTACCTTCCAGGTCATGCTGTAGTTGATATCGACAAAGGAAAATCTATTTCTGCAGTTTCATCTGCACCATGGGGTTCGGCTTCGATCCTGATTATCTCTCATGCCTATATCGCAATGATGGGTGCTGAAGGATTAACCAACGCTACTAAATATGCTATTTTAAATGCAAACTACATGAAAGCGCGTTTAGAGCAACACTATCCGGTGCTTTATTCAGGTACTCAGGGCCGTTGTGCACACGAGATGATTTTGGATTGCCGTTCGTTCAAAGCTTTCGGGATCGAAGTAACTGATATCGCAAAACGTTTAATGGATTATGGTTTCCACGCACCAACAGTTTCTTTCCCGGTTGCAGGAACTTTAATGGTTGAGCCTACAGAATCGGAGCCTAAACATGAGTTAGATCGTTTCTGTGATGCCTTAATCGCGATTAAAAACGAAATTACCGCTGTAGAAAACGGTACTTTAGATAAAACTGATAACCCATTAAAAAATGCACCTCATACGGTTTCGGTAATTACCGCTAACGAATGGGATCATGCTTATAGCCGTCAAACAGCTGCGTTTCCGCTTCCTTATGTGTTAGAACGCAAGTTCTGGCCATCTGTTGGTCGTGTTAACGATAGCCATGGTGATAGAGCATTAATCTGTGCTTGTCCGCCGATTGAGAGTTATTTAGAAGAGATCGTTCCCTAA
- a CDS encoding hypothetical protein (product_source=Hypo-rule applied; cath_funfam=2.60.40.60; superfamily=55008): MKKLTIYILSFIIVGLTACKTKTTINQDEAAEVITDYLKANPEYKTARFNFGEIKFNSTNDMFELGKYKSLASKGLVSLSLKEAKKKFLSKDSSYVYQITLTDKASPLVLKQDGDKATVKVVEYVLSDEKPVDFAQVNSSTAKVTVSLKMTTTDFEPFDKDANKNSNFITKTYKLKLSKDEGWKVQK, from the coding sequence ATGAAAAAACTTACTATTTATATTTTATCCTTTATCATCGTCGGATTAACCGCATGTAAAACCAAAACTACCATCAATCAGGACGAGGCTGCTGAGGTAATTACCGATTATTTAAAAGCCAATCCCGAATATAAAACCGCCAGGTTTAATTTTGGGGAGATCAAATTCAACAGCACAAACGATATGTTCGAGCTTGGGAAATATAAATCCTTAGCGAGTAAAGGTCTGGTTTCGTTAAGCTTAAAGGAAGCAAAGAAAAAGTTCTTGTCGAAAGATAGCAGTTACGTTTATCAGATCACTTTAACCGATAAGGCAAGTCCGTTGGTGTTGAAACAGGATGGTGATAAGGCAACTGTAAAAGTTGTAGAATATGTTTTATCAGACGAAAAACCAGTCGATTTTGCACAGGTGAATTCGAGTACAGCCAAAGTTACCGTATCACTTAAAATGACCACTACTGATTTCGAACCTTTTGATAAGGACGCGAACAAAAACAGCAACTTCATTACCAAAACTTATAAATTAAAGTTGAGTAAAGATGAGGGATGGAAAGTGCAGAAGTAG